In the Methylomonas rhizoryzae genome, one interval contains:
- a CDS encoding FAD-dependent monooxygenase, which produces MQQEFDVIVVGGGMVGAAIACGLGGSALKVAVIEAQAPEPFAPEQAHDLRVSALSIASRKILESVGAWDGVVARRYCPFRRMRVWESSGDTTFDSGDIRFPELGYIVENRVTQLALLERLADFENVSVLMPQAIDKILYDGCSARVQLTDGAELHARLLVAADGGHSKVRQAVGLGVTSWDYNQHALVLYVETDYPQQDITWQRFVPSGPQAFLPLTGHFASLVWYHSPDEVRRLKALPFDALQQELVAAFPECLGTIKRIVAVGSFPLRRQHAQQYVKQGVALAGDAAHMINPLAGQGVNIGLLDAAALAEVLVDAAHAGRDIADVTVLRRYEAMRRNENLKMMTVMDVFYQSFSNDIMPIKLIRNIGLGLAQRLSPVRKKVMKAAMGLEGQLPKLARGESLNLR; this is translated from the coding sequence CTGCAACAAGAGTTCGATGTCATCGTGGTTGGCGGCGGAATGGTCGGTGCTGCGATTGCTTGCGGCCTGGGTGGCAGCGCTTTGAAGGTTGCCGTGATAGAAGCGCAAGCACCGGAGCCTTTTGCTCCCGAACAAGCGCACGATTTAAGGGTTTCGGCTTTAAGCATCGCATCCAGAAAAATTTTGGAATCCGTCGGCGCCTGGGATGGCGTGGTTGCCAGAAGATACTGTCCGTTTCGACGCATGCGGGTTTGGGAAAGTAGCGGCGATACCACGTTCGATAGTGGCGATATCCGTTTTCCGGAATTAGGCTATATAGTCGAGAATCGAGTCACGCAATTAGCCTTGCTCGAGCGTCTTGCGGATTTTGAGAACGTAAGCGTGTTAATGCCGCAGGCGATCGACAAAATTCTATATGACGGCTGTTCCGCTCGGGTGCAATTAACCGACGGTGCCGAGTTGCATGCGCGTTTATTGGTGGCGGCCGACGGCGGACATTCCAAAGTTCGGCAGGCGGTCGGTTTAGGCGTCACCAGCTGGGATTACAATCAGCACGCCTTGGTGTTGTATGTGGAAACGGATTATCCGCAACAAGACATCACTTGGCAGCGCTTTGTGCCTAGTGGGCCTCAGGCTTTTCTGCCGCTGACCGGGCATTTCGCCTCGTTGGTTTGGTATCACTCGCCGGATGAAGTGCGGCGTTTGAAAGCCTTGCCGTTCGACGCATTGCAACAGGAGTTGGTTGCCGCGTTTCCCGAGTGTCTGGGTACTATCAAGCGCATCGTTGCGGTTGGCAGTTTTCCGTTACGGCGCCAGCATGCGCAGCAGTATGTCAAGCAGGGGGTGGCGTTAGCCGGCGATGCGGCGCATATGATAAACCCGTTAGCCGGGCAAGGCGTCAATATCGGCCTGTTGGACGCCGCAGCTTTGGCCGAAGTGTTGGTCGATGCGGCGCATGCCGGGCGGGACATTGCGGATGTCACGGTGTTAAGGCGTTACGAAGCCATGCGACGCAACGAAAATCTCAAAATGATGACGGTCATGGACGTGTTTTATCAGTCGTTCAGCAACGACATCATGCCGATCAAATTAATCAGAAATATAGGATTGGGGCTGGCGCAACGTTTATCCCCGGTGCGGAAAAAAGTGATGAAGGCGGCGATGGGCTTGGAGGGGCAGTTGCCCAAGCTGGCGCGCGGCGAATCTTTAAACTTGAGATAG
- the glnD gene encoding [protein-PII] uridylyltransferase: MTFNFSDYFSEHAPISAYKQAIQQANAQLKQRFDPTASPHLLLAEKAQFIDDLLSTCWQHFLGDEANKQAIVATGGYGRRELFPYSDIDLLILLDQNFSENVQERLSAFSNFLWDIGLKPGLGTCFVFECTALASQDQTIFTSLLEMRLITGDQSLFRALKKQVIASQLWSSERFFLAKMEEQEQRHGKYHDTAYNLEPNIKEGPGGLRDIQVIGWVFKHHYNADSLHELIKYGFLPKSEYDSLIAARDNLWRLRFALHTVTNRCEDRLLFDYQRELAKLFGFADHEQQPDVEAFMQFFFKTVAEIECLNEMLLQLLNERLINNSETLIPIPITANFSAIAGYLEASHEDVFEKEPLALLEIFLLLQQAPSLKGIRAGTIRLIRKHLPLIDAQFRQNKTANRLFVEILRQPRGITHQLKRMNRYGVLAAYMPDFANIVARMQYDLFHIYTVDEHTLFVIRNLRRFALDKHSKELPFCNNIFMLVPKPEVLYVAALFHDIAKGRGGDHSMLGETIASQFCQQHDLTQHDTKLITWLVRNHLLMSMTAQRKDISDPDVIHQFALQVGSIEYLNYLYLLTVADIRATNPSLWNNWKDALLKDLYVATHRALHRGLHNPLARSECIKENQTEATAILRQLGLKQDTIEHSWQHLSEDYFMRYSADEIAWHTIAIAASSEHDLPLVLLRPQTQRGSAEVFVYTQNQEQIFTICTATLDYLGLTILDARIITSDDDYVLNSFQVLEQSGEAIIDLHREIHICDALRQCLREKQVKTSKNFHKQSRQAKHFPIQTRITFLEDTPKRLSSIELVTTDRAGLLSSVGHAFNELGIQLHDAKITTIGSRAEDMFYITDQNAQPITDPDFRQRIVNTLSRYVSGK, from the coding sequence TTGACGTTCAATTTTTCTGATTACTTTTCAGAACACGCGCCGATTTCGGCTTACAAACAAGCCATACAACAAGCCAACGCTCAACTAAAGCAGCGCTTCGACCCGACCGCATCACCGCACCTCCTGCTTGCTGAAAAAGCCCAATTCATCGACGACTTGCTGAGCACATGCTGGCAACATTTTCTCGGCGACGAGGCTAACAAACAAGCCATTGTCGCAACCGGCGGGTATGGCAGGCGCGAATTATTCCCCTATTCGGACATTGATCTTTTGATCTTACTGGACCAAAATTTTTCCGAAAATGTCCAGGAGCGGCTGTCGGCATTCAGCAACTTCCTCTGGGACATCGGCTTGAAACCCGGCCTCGGCACTTGCTTCGTATTCGAATGCACCGCTTTAGCCAGCCAGGATCAAACCATCTTCACCAGCCTGCTGGAAATGCGCCTGATCACCGGCGACCAATCCTTGTTCAGAGCCCTGAAAAAACAAGTCATCGCCAGCCAACTGTGGTCGTCGGAGCGGTTTTTCCTGGCCAAAATGGAAGAACAAGAACAAAGGCATGGCAAATACCACGATACGGCTTACAACCTCGAACCGAATATCAAAGAAGGTCCCGGCGGCTTACGGGATATACAAGTTATAGGCTGGGTGTTCAAACATCATTACAACGCCGATTCGTTGCACGAACTGATCAAATACGGCTTTTTGCCGAAATCGGAATACGACAGCTTAATCGCCGCGCGCGACAATTTATGGCGACTGCGCTTCGCCCTGCACACCGTCACTAACCGTTGCGAGGACAGGCTGCTATTCGATTATCAGCGCGAGCTGGCCAAACTATTCGGATTCGCCGATCACGAACAGCAACCGGACGTCGAAGCCTTCATGCAGTTCTTTTTTAAGACGGTGGCGGAAATTGAATGCTTGAACGAGATGCTGCTGCAGTTATTGAACGAACGCCTGATCAACAATTCTGAAACCCTAATTCCAATACCGATTACCGCAAATTTTTCGGCCATTGCCGGCTACCTGGAAGCCAGCCACGAAGACGTATTCGAGAAAGAGCCGCTCGCCCTTTTGGAAATTTTTTTGTTGTTGCAGCAAGCGCCTTCGTTAAAAGGCATCAGGGCCGGCACCATTCGCTTGATTCGCAAACATCTGCCACTGATAGACGCGCAGTTTAGACAGAACAAAACCGCCAATCGGCTGTTCGTGGAAATACTCCGGCAACCGCGCGGCATTACCCACCAGCTTAAACGCATGAACCGATACGGCGTGCTGGCCGCCTACATGCCGGATTTCGCCAACATCGTCGCGCGCATGCAGTACGACTTATTCCATATTTATACCGTCGACGAACACACGTTGTTCGTCATCCGGAATTTGCGCCGCTTTGCACTGGATAAGCACAGCAAGGAACTACCGTTTTGCAACAACATCTTCATGCTGGTCCCCAAACCGGAAGTACTATACGTCGCCGCACTGTTTCACGATATCGCCAAAGGCCGCGGCGGCGACCATTCCATGCTCGGCGAAACTATCGCCAGCCAGTTTTGCCAGCAACACGACTTAACCCAGCACGACACGAAATTGATCACTTGGCTGGTGCGTAATCACTTGCTGATGTCTATGACCGCGCAACGCAAAGACATCAGCGATCCGGACGTGATACACCAATTCGCATTGCAGGTCGGCAGCATCGAATACCTCAATTATCTCTATCTACTGACCGTCGCCGACATCCGTGCCACCAATCCCAGCCTTTGGAACAACTGGAAAGACGCGCTGCTGAAAGACCTGTACGTCGCCACTCATAGAGCACTACACCGCGGCTTACACAACCCCTTGGCCCGTTCCGAATGCATCAAAGAAAATCAAACGGAAGCCACAGCCATTTTGCGCCAACTCGGGTTAAAACAAGACACCATAGAACATTCGTGGCAGCACTTGAGCGAAGATTATTTCATGCGTTATTCGGCGGACGAAATCGCTTGGCATACCATTGCGATTGCCGCAAGCTCCGAACACGATTTGCCTTTAGTACTATTACGACCGCAAACCCAGCGCGGCAGCGCCGAAGTATTCGTCTATACCCAAAACCAGGAGCAAATCTTCACCATCTGTACAGCGACCCTAGACTATCTGGGCCTAACCATCTTGGATGCGCGTATCATTACCTCCGACGACGATTATGTACTGAATAGCTTTCAGGTATTGGAACAGTCGGGAGAAGCGATTATCGATTTGCATCGCGAAATCCACATCTGCGACGCATTAAGACAATGCTTGCGCGAAAAACAAGTCAAAACCTCTAAAAATTTTCACAAACAATCCCGTCAGGCCAAGCATTTCCCGATTCAAACACGTATTACCTTTTTGGAAGACACGCCCAAGCGCTTGAGCAGCATAGAATTGGTAACCACCGACAGAGCAGGCTTATTGTCCTCGGTAGGGCACGCGTTCAACGAACTGGGAATTCAATTGCACGACGCCAAAATCACTACCATAGGCAGCCGCGCTGAGGATATGTTTTACATTACCGACCAAAACGCCCAACCGATAACCGACCCGGACTTCAGACAACGTATCGTCAACACTTTATCTCGATACGTATCCGGCAAATAA